The sequence ATGCCCGAGTAGGGATCGGCGGCCTGCGCTGCCGTGGGGATGCTTCCGGCAAGGGCGGCGCAGAATAAGGCGGAAAAGACCTGCCGTAGGGGCTTGGATTCGGGCATGCATGATTTTTTCATTGGGTCGTTTCGTTCGGTTATGCTTCGCCGCAGATACGGTGAAGCACTGCGAATGTACACGGCGGTTTCCTCCGGGAACGCCGAGGGTGCGCCGATCCTATCACGGGGAAAAAACACACGCATCTCCCATGCTTCATGAAGTGATGGGTTCCCACATGTTTCCGATGAGCCATTCCACGCGCCAAAACGGCCTCTATCTAGCCTTTGCATCCGCCAGTTGCCTGAGTGCCGCCTCCCCGAATCGCTCGCCCAGCTTGACGGATTCTCCGCTTGGATAGTGGAGATCTCCCTCGGGCTTGGCTGCATCTCCGCCGTTGAGGTCGTCGGTGTCGATCCATGATCCGAGGGGATCGTCTTCCGCGATCTTCTGTTGCACCGCGCGCATGCGCTTCCAGCCCTCGGCCGCGTCTCCATGCAGGCCGTAATCGCTGATGCGGCCGATCACGAAATGCATCTCTTCGATGCCGAGCTCTTTTTTGAGGCGGCCCGTGAGCGTGATGAAGCTTCGCCCGTAGGCCGCGCCCAGATCACGGCTGGCATCCGACTCGCCCTGCATCCAGATCAAGGTGACGGTCTTGAAGGTGCGCGCATCGCAGCTGTCTCGCACCGCCTTGGCCAGCCGCAGGAATTCCTCGCCGTTGCCACCCGTGAGCCTGCCTTGCAATTCATGGCCTTCGGGCGGCGCATAGTCCGCGACCCAAAAGCGTATGCCGCGCCCGGCGCGAGAGCATTGGACGATCATGACCTCATCCTCACCCAAAGACCCGGCGACCCTGTCGGTGAAACCTTTCCTCAGGCTGCCCGTCATGTTGGACTGGCCGGAAAGGATGAACAGGTGGCCGGACTTTTCCCCTGCGCGTGCAAGCAGCGCCAACATGCCGGCAACAAGAAGGTGGGCGAGGGATTTCATGAGCATCCCGGCATTACATCCTGTCGGAGCCGGTTCTTGCAGATCGCATCGCGGCCACCGGATCGCAGCTTGGTTTGACCTACGGGAATGGAGGGCTAGTTTCGACCCATGACGGACTGGAACGCGCGTTACGAAACCGGCGACACCCCTTGGGAAAAGGGTGAGGCCGCACCGCCCTTGCTGGAAGCTTTGGGAAAACTCGGCGCCGAAATCTGGGGCGATGGCCCGGTGCTCGTGCCAGGCTGCGGCTCCGGCCACGATGTCCGGGCGCTCGCCGCATCTGGCCTGCCATCGGTTGGCGTTGATCTGGCCCCGCTTGCGATTGCGGCCGCCGAATCACATCCCAAAGCCGGTGCGGAAACCTACGAGCTCGCGGATTTCCTCCATCCCGGTTGGCAGGAAGGCAGGTCGTTTTCCGCCCTCTGGGAGCATACCTGCTTCTGCGCGATCGATCCCTCACGGCGCGATGATTACGCCCGGGCCTGTGCGAATCTCATCGCGCCCGGCGGTCGCCTCATCGGCGTGTTTTTCCTCACACCCCAAGGCCCCGGCGAGGAAAACCAGGGGCCGCCTTTCAACTCGACGGCCACGGAAATCGAAGCCCGCTTTGCGGAATGGTTCGACCGCGAGCACGGCTGGATTCCGGAGCGTGCCTACCCCGGACGGGAAGGGAAGGAGTGGGTTGCGGTTTTCCGCAGGAAATGAGATCCCGCTTTCTGCTTGCCCGTGAGATGGGATTCCCGGCAAATCAGGGCAGATGAAATTCCTCTTCCTCTGCATGGCCTGCGTTGCCGCCGCATCATGCGCAAGCCCGCCCGCGCAGCCTCCCGGGATGCCGCTGGACAGGGAGTTCAGTCACGGCGAGGAAAACTCCGCCATCACCAAGGTCACGCAATGATGCCGGAGATACGCACCATCCCGGAGCCGGTATCCTATGCCCACGGCCTCACGCTTCAGGAAAAGGCTGTCGAAGCCATCCTCTCCGGCGAGGGCAATGACACGATATTCCTGTTAGAGCATGAACCGGTTTACACCATAGGCCGCCTCCGCGACCAATCCTCGCTGCGTGCCGCCGCCAGCCTGCCGCACCCCGTATTCGAGACGAACCGTGGAGGCCAAGCCACCTACCACGGACCTGGCCAGCTCGTCGGCTATCCCATACTCGACCTCAACCCGCGCGGGCGTGATCTCCATCTCCACCTCCGCCTCATTGAGGACGCACTCATTTCCGCCTGCGCAGATCTCGGCGTGCAGGCCGGTCGCCGCGTGGGGATGACCGGGGTGTGGGTTGAGGACAGGAAACTCGCCTCCATCGGGGTCGGCGTGCGAAAATGGGTCTCCATGCACGGCTTTGCGATCAACGTGACCCGCGAGTCGCTGCCACCGTTCCTTTCGATAACCCCGTGCGGGCTGGATGGGGTTTCCATGACCTGCATCGAGGCGGAGGCATCCGCACCGGTGACGATGGCCGGAGCCGTGGGTATGATTGCCAGACATCTTGAATTCCGGTTTGGATAGCTGTTTTTCATCGGTGGAATGCGATCCTGTGCAGGCTGTTGGCATGCGGGCGGCTTGGATGTGAGGGGCAACCAATCTCCGAACATACCGCATGAAAAACAACCGCATCCCCCCTTCCCATGGCTTCACCCTCGTGGAGCTTCTCGTCGTCATCGCAATTGTCGCCGTCCTCGCCGCCCTCAGCTCCACGGCTGTCTTCCGCTTCAGGAAATCGGCGGACAAGGTCGCCGTCACCAACAACCTCAGGCAGATCCAGGCGGCCAACATGGGCTACGCCACGGAGCAGAACGGAAAGTTCGTCCCGCCGAGTGAGACGGTGGAAGGCATCACCTACCTCTGGTTCGAGAACCCCGATTTCTTAAGCCAGATCAAGGGCGGATCGGCAACCTATGCTGCCGACGGCTCGGCCAACACCAGCCTGGAGCTTTCCATGATGGATCCTGCTGTGATTCGGGAAAAACCGTCCGGCTACAAGACGCTCGCCGCCAGCTACGGCTACACCACCCCCGTGGACGCAAGCCCCCTGCGCAAGGCCCAGCTCGACGACGCTTCCCGCACCGCCGCATTCATCACTGCGGACGCTCCCTTCGCCGGATACGGTTCAAAGGCAAACATTGCGTATCGCCATGGTGACAAGGCAATCGTTGTCTTCCACGACGGACACGCAATTCCTCTTTCCGCGCAGGAGATCGCCAAGAAATCCGCATCCAACGTGTTCTGGGGAGCATCCGCCCTGTGAGACTGCCTCAGGGAAGCTCCTTGATACGCAGATTTTTCCAGCGGACATCGGTTGCACCGCCAGCATGCACCTGCATTCCGAAGAATCCTTCGGCGGTGGCGTTTTTCGGATCCTCGTCGGTGTAGTCAACGCGCTTTTCTCCGTTGAGGAAAATCTGGATGTGATTGCCTTCGCATAGGATGCGGATCTCGTTCCAGCCCTCGGGCTTGAAAATCCCCTGTCCCTGCTTCGTGAAGGCCGCGCACTGCGCCTTGTCCGCCTTGTCCGGGAAAAGCCAGCCGCGCCGCGCCTCATCGTAGAGCCCGGCGGTCCATGCCCGGGCCATGCCGTTGTCATGCTCGCACTGGTAGCCGAAGACCCGCCCGTTGCCATCCGCCGATTCCTTCTGCAAGCCACGGAACATCATCCCGGAATTCCCTTTGAGCGTGTCGAACTTCATCTCGAAGCGGAAATCAAAATTCCTATACGTTTTCTCGGAAATCAGGAACGTGTTCGCATTCACCTTCCGCCCTGTGCCGACAATCTCGCCGTCCACCATCCTGTATTCGCCGTTACCTCCGACCTTTTTCCAACCGGTCAGATCCTTGCCGTTCGTCAGCGGGGTGAAGCCTTCCTCCACCTGGGCGAAAACGGGGCAGGTGAGCAGGGCGATTACGGGCAGCAGGTTTGTCATGTTCATGGTATGTATGCCAGATACGCCTTCCGGAAGCGCTTTCTTGCGGCTGCACCCACCCTGCGGTGTCTGAGCCCCGCGCGCAATGCCAACCCGGTAAAGATCGACACCCGGAACACCGCGGGATAAACCGATGGCGTGCGATACAAAGTGACCCACCGGACAAGATATGTGTACGAAGGCGTGGTGACAGTCTCCCACCATCTCGCCCGTCTCGCACCGAGATTCCTTCCAGGCCAGCGCTGCCCATGGCATGTGATCGAGATCGTCCCGGAGCCGGTCGGACGCAGCCGCCACAACGACGTTTACGGGAACGTCACCACCTACTTCGAGTGCGAGGGCGCGCACGGCGAGCTTGAGGTGACGGCGCGGAGTCTTGTGGAAGTGCTGCCCACAGCCAGGCCGGAGCCCTCCTCCACCCCACCATGGGAAACGATACGGGATGCCGCCGGCGCCGACAAGCTCACCCCCGGCACCGAGGCGGGCGCGTTCCGTTTCTCCTCGCCCATGGTTCCGCTCGGAGATGAGTTCGCCGGATATGCCAACGCCGATTTCCCGCCCGGACGCCCTATCCTTGAGGCCGCTTCCGCCTTGATGAACCGCATTCACCGCGAGTTCGATTTCAACCCCGCAGCCACCGATGTCGCCACCCCCGTCGCCGAGGTTCTCCAGAAAAAAGCCGGGGTCTGCCAGGACTTCGCCCACGTGATGCTCGCCTGCCTGCGCTCGCTGGGCCTACCCGCACGCTACGTCAGCGGGTATCTGGAAACGCTTCCCCCTCCCGGCCAGAAACGCCTCACCGGTGCCGATGCCTCCCACGCCTGGGTCTCCATCTTCTGCGGAGAGACCGCCGGCTGGATCGATGCCGATCCCACCAACGACCTTCTCCCCGGCGAGCGCCACATCACCGTCGCCTGGGGGCGCGACTTCTCCGATGTCAGCCCGCTGCGGGGCGTGACGCTGGGCGCGGGCGGGCAGAGCCTGACGGTGGAGGTGGATGTGGAGCCGATCTGAAAGAAGGGGTTCGCTCCGGGACTCGTTGCGATTCGGCCTTGACCCTGCGGTGCATCAACCCCAGTTCTCCGGCGACATGACTTTTGAATACGAACCCATCGAATGGGATGATGAGATCACCCTGCTGATCGACCGGCTTGAGGAGAAATCCGCGGATGGCGGCCTGACACGCCAGGAACGCGCGCTGATGGATGTTGTCGAGACCGTCCAGTTGCTCGACCCCGAAGGCGAGGGCTTGCACGAGTTCTGGCAGACACCCCTGAACCACAGGCGAATCATCAGCTCCTTCGACCTCGTCGGAGCCAGCGCCGTGGTCGATGCGCTCAACGCGAGCCAGTGGTGCCAGACGCGTGGCGATGACCGCGACCAATACTCGGAAACCGAATCCGAATACCTCGCAGGCATCGAGGATGAGCTCTACGAAGCCCTCGCCGAGCTACCTGATCAGGTTGCCGAGTTCATCGAGGATGAGATCGGGATGTAGATGGGTCAGTTCACGCTCCCGGCATGATGGGGATGCGCCGAAAAATCGCTCAGAAAATCTCCTCGGCTCCCTTGCCAGTGAAAATATCGAGCAGTGAGCGGTTGTCGTAGCGGGTGAGTTCGATCCAACCGAGATGTAACCCGGTCAGACCGATCGCAACCCCGCCTGCAAGCCCGCCGATGTGCGCCCAGTAGGCAATCATCGAGCCGCCGGTGGCAACACCCCATACATCGAACAGCAGCCAGAAGACGATGATGATCCATGCTTTCACCGCAAAGGTTCCACCCTTGATGAGAAACAGCCACCAGACATGGATGCGGTTCAACGGATACATCGCCAACACCATCCCGACCACCCCGTTGATCGCACCACTGGCCCCGATGGCCGGGCCGCCGTCGAAAAGATTGTGGGCGGCGGCGGCGATCAGGGTGCAGCCGAAAAATGCGGCGAGGTAGCGGAGATTCCCGATGTTGGTGCACACGGCGTTTCCGAAAACCCATAGGAAAATCATGTTCCCGATCAGGTGGATGAAGCCGCCGTGGAGGAAGATGTGCCCGATGAGCCCAGCCGGGTTCCAGCCCCACAGCACCATCCTGTCGATCGCTTCCTCGGAAATCACACCGAAGATGGCTGCGAGGGAAACCAGTGTGGACAGGCCCACCAGGATCCAGTTCGCCCACGGGCGCTCCTGCCTCAAGGTCTCGATCTCGTAGGGTATCAAAAGGAACATCGCGGTGGCGATGCGATAGGAAAACTACAGCCCCGTCAACATCAGCGCGCCGCGGATGCCGGCCTCCTGGTCGAACTTCGGCGGCACTACGTAGGGCGAATTCTCAACCGCAGGGAAATACCCGCCCGCAAGTTCGCGGAGCAGGTTTTCCGTCTTCTCATGCAGCCCCTCCGCCTGCGAGACCCCGCCGCCGATCACCACCCTTTCCGGCGGGGCAACGGCGAGCAATGCCTGGATCCCGTGCGCCAGATACCATGCCTCGGTGTCCCACGCGGGATGCCCTGGTGGAAGCCCGCCGCCCGGAGTTCCCCAGCGCCGCGCAATCGCCGGCCCGCTGGCCATGCCTTCCAGGCATGCGCCATGAAACGGGCAAGCGCCCTTGAAATCATCCCCGGGTTTGCGCGGCAACAGCAGATGTCCGAACTCCGGGTGGAGCGCCCCGTGCAACAGCCTGCCATCGCAAAGCACCCCCGCCCCGATCCCGGTGCCGATGGTGATATACGCGACGTTTTCCAAGCCCTCCGCCGCACCGATCCGCGCCTCCGCAAGACAGGCGGCGTTCACATCCGTTTCCAAGGTGATTTTCATCTCAGGAAACACCGCAAGCAGCGTCTTTGTGATCGAAAACCCGCTCCAGTTCGGCTTCGGCGTGGGGAGCATCTCGCCCCAGTTCGCGGCCTTTGGGTTGACCTGCACCGGCCCGAAGGCGGCGATCCCCATCGCTTCCGGCGTGCCTTTTCCGGAAAACCATTCGATCGCCTTCTGGAACGTTTCCTCCGGGGTGCTTGTCGGATAACGGCGCTCCTCGATCAAAGTTCCGTCGCTTTCCCCAATCGCGACCACCGTCTTGGTGCCGCCCAGTTCCATCGCTGCAATCATTCTGGGAGCCTAGCGGCATGAGCGGGAGCGTCGAGCTTTCGGTTTCCAATGGGATCTGGCCATCAACGGAAGGATCACCTTCGATCCAACGAGGCTTGCCCCCGGAGATCGAAAAGCGCGTCGCACGTGGGGAAAATCCGATCGGGGTGAGGGTAAAACATCGCCTGTTACGGCAGGATTTGAAAGCTACCGGAGGAATCCGGAAAATCCCCGCATGACAAACCCGCCCCCATCCCTATGCTCGGGGGCGTGAGTTACCAGGTTTTCGCCAGAAAGTATCGCCCCAAGACCTTCGCCGACGTCCTCGGGCAGGATCATGTCGTCCGCACCTTGCGCAATGCCATCGAGCAAAAGCGCCTCGCCCACGCCTACCTTTTCGTCGGCCCGCGCGGCACCGGCAAGACCTCCACCGCCCGCATCCTCGCCAAAGCCCTCAACTGCACCGGCGGCCCCAGGATCGACTTCGACCCGGATGAGGACGTCTGCCGCGAAATCGCCGAAGGCCGCTCGCTCGACGTCCTTGAAATCGACGGTGCCTCCAACAACGGCGTCGAGCAGGTGCGGGATCTCCGCGAATCCGTGAAATACGCCCCGGCCCGCGGGCAGTTCAAGATCTACTACATCGATGAGGTACACATGCTCTCCAACGCGGCCTTCAACGCCCTGCTGAAAACCCTCGAGGAGCCGCCGGAGCACGTGAAGTTCATTTTCGCCACCACCGAGGTTCAGAAAATCCTGCCTACCATCCTCTCCCGCTGCCAGCGCTTCGACCTTCGCCCCATCTCCACCCAGACCATCGCCGATCACCTGCTCCACATCGCCTCGGAAGAAGGCATCACCCTCGACAAGACCGCCGCATGGGCCATTGCCAAGGGCGCAGACGGCGGGATGCGCGACGCCCAGTCCATGCTCGACCAGCTCGTTGCCTTCTGCGGAGAGACGATCACCGAGGAGAACGTGCTCGACGTCTTCGGCTTCACCTCGCGGGAAAAGGTCGCCGCCCTGACCACGGAACTCCTATCCAGAGAGACCCCTGCCGCCCTCAAGCTAATCCAGACTGAATCCGAAAGCGGCCGCGAGCTCTCCCAGCTCCTCGGCGAGCTCATCGGCTGCCTGCGCGGCCTGCTCATCGCCAAGCTCGACCCCTCCGCCGACGGCGAGGGCATCCCGGCAGCGCTTTGGGAAAAACTCCTCGATGACGCCGGCGAATACGCCCCGGAGCGCATCCTCGCCGCCATCGATGTCTTCGCGGAAACGGAAGGTCGCATGAAATGGGCCACTAACAAACGCCTGCACTTCGAGCTTGGCATGATCAAGGCGATCCAGGTGCTTTCCGAAGTCCGCATCACCGATGTCATCAGCATACTCACGAAAGGTGCGGATCACCTTTCCTCACCCGCTCCCGCACCCGCGGCGGCGGCAGAGCCCGCTCCCGCACCCCAGGCCGTCGCCCCACCGCAGCCCGAGCCAGCTCCTCCCGTCCGCAAGGAAAAACCCGGCGACACCATGGCCGCCTTC comes from Akkermansiaceae bacterium and encodes:
- the dnaX gene encoding DNA polymerase III subunit gamma/tau, whose translation is MSYQVFARKYRPKTFADVLGQDHVVRTLRNAIEQKRLAHAYLFVGPRGTGKTSTARILAKALNCTGGPRIDFDPDEDVCREIAEGRSLDVLEIDGASNNGVEQVRDLRESVKYAPARGQFKIYYIDEVHMLSNAAFNALLKTLEEPPEHVKFIFATTEVQKILPTILSRCQRFDLRPISTQTIADHLLHIASEEGITLDKTAAWAIAKGADGGMRDAQSMLDQLVAFCGETITEENVLDVFGFTSREKVAALTTELLSRETPAALKLIQTESESGRELSQLLGELIGCLRGLLIAKLDPSADGEGIPAALWEKLLDDAGEYAPERILAAIDVFAETEGRMKWATNKRLHFELGMIKAIQVLSEVRITDVISILTKGADHLSSPAPAPAAAAEPAPAPQAVAPPQPEPAPPVRKEKPGDTMAAFDDLIANAPEGGDEDEETPFQAPKPEAAAPQPKPEEKTEEDTFYKDPLIQAAMAKFEAKILGN
- the lipB gene encoding lipoyl(octanoyl) transferase LipB encodes the protein MPEIRTIPEPVSYAHGLTLQEKAVEAILSGEGNDTIFLLEHEPVYTIGRLRDQSSLRAAASLPHPVFETNRGGQATYHGPGQLVGYPILDLNPRGRDLHLHLRLIEDALISACADLGVQAGRRVGMTGVWVEDRKLASIGVGVRKWVSMHGFAINVTRESLPPFLSITPCGLDGVSMTCIEAEASAPVTMAGAVGMIARHLEFRFG
- a CDS encoding rhomboid family intramembrane serine protease codes for the protein MFLLIPYEIETLRQERPWANWILVGLSTLVSLAAIFGVISEEAIDRMVLWGWNPAGLIGHIFLHGGFIHLIGNMIFLWVFGNAVCTNIGNLRYLAAFFGCTLIAAAAHNLFDGGPAIGASGAINGVVGMVLAMYPLNRIHVWWLFLIKGGTFAVKAWIIIVFWLLFDVWGVATGGSMIAYWAHIGGLAGGVAIGLTGLHLGWIELTRYDNRSLLDIFTGKGAEEIF
- a CDS encoding ROK family protein, which codes for MIAAMELGGTKTVVAIGESDGTLIEERRYPTSTPEETFQKAIEWFSGKGTPEAMGIAAFGPVQVNPKAANWGEMLPTPKPNWSGFSITKTLLAVFPEMKITLETDVNAACLAEARIGAAEGLENVAYITIGTGIGAGVLCDGRLLHGALHPEFGHLLLPRKPGDDFKGACPFHGACLEGMASGPAIARRWGTPGGGLPPGHPAWDTEAWYLAHGIQALLAVAPPERVVIGGGVSQAEGLHEKTENLLRELAGGYFPAVENSPYVVPPKFDQEAGIRGALMLTGL
- a CDS encoding DUF1080 domain-containing protein, which translates into the protein MNMTNLLPVIALLTCPVFAQVEEGFTPLTNGKDLTGWKKVGGNGEYRMVDGEIVGTGRKVNANTFLISEKTYRNFDFRFEMKFDTLKGNSGMMFRGLQKESADGNGRVFGYQCEHDNGMARAWTAGLYDEARRGWLFPDKADKAQCAAFTKQGQGIFKPEGWNEIRILCEGNHIQIFLNGEKRVDYTDEDPKNATAEGFFGMQVHAGGATDVRWKNLRIKELP
- a CDS encoding transglutaminase family protein translates to MRYKVTHRTRYVYEGVVTVSHHLARLAPRFLPGQRCPWHVIEIVPEPVGRSRHNDVYGNVTTYFECEGAHGELEVTARSLVEVLPTARPEPSSTPPWETIRDAAGADKLTPGTEAGAFRFSSPMVPLGDEFAGYANADFPPGRPILEAASALMNRIHREFDFNPAATDVATPVAEVLQKKAGVCQDFAHVMLACLRSLGLPARYVSGYLETLPPPGQKRLTGADASHAWVSIFCGETAGWIDADPTNDLLPGERHITVAWGRDFSDVSPLRGVTLGAGGQSLTVEVDVEPI
- a CDS encoding type II secretion system protein yields the protein MKNNRIPPSHGFTLVELLVVIAIVAVLAALSSTAVFRFRKSADKVAVTNNLRQIQAANMGYATEQNGKFVPPSETVEGITYLWFENPDFLSQIKGGSATYAADGSANTSLELSMMDPAVIREKPSGYKTLAASYGYTTPVDASPLRKAQLDDASRTAAFITADAPFAGYGSKANIAYRHGDKAIVVFHDGHAIPLSAQEIAKKSASNVFWGASAL
- a CDS encoding methyltransferase domain-containing protein is translated as MTDWNARYETGDTPWEKGEAAPPLLEALGKLGAEIWGDGPVLVPGCGSGHDVRALAASGLPSVGVDLAPLAIAAAESHPKAGAETYELADFLHPGWQEGRSFSALWEHTCFCAIDPSRRDDYARACANLIAPGGRLIGVFFLTPQGPGEENQGPPFNSTATEIEARFAEWFDREHGWIPERAYPGREGKEWVAVFRRK